One window of Equus asinus isolate D_3611 breed Donkey chromosome 7, EquAss-T2T_v2, whole genome shotgun sequence genomic DNA carries:
- the AQP4 gene encoding aquaporin-4 isoform X1 codes for MSDRPAARRWGKCGPLCRRESIMVAFKGVWTQAFWKAVTAEFLAMLIFVLLSLGSTINWGGMEKPLPVDMVLISLCFGLSIATMVQCFGHISGGHINPAVTVAMVCTRKISIAKSVFYIAAQCLGAIIGAGILYLVTPPSVVGGLGVTTVHGNLSAGHGLLVELIITFQLVFTIFASCDSKRTDVTGSIALAIGFSVAIGHLFAINYTGASMNPARSFGPAVIMGNWENHWIYWVGPIIGAVLAGGLYEYVFCPDVELKRRFKEAFSKAAQQTKGSYMEVEDNRSQVETDDLILKPGVVHVIDIDRGEEKKGKDPSGEVLSSV; via the exons tAAGTGTGGACCTTTGTGTAGAAGAGAGAGCATCATGGTGGCCTTCAAAGGGGTCTGGACTCAAGCTTTCTGGAAAGCAGTCACCGCGGAATTTCTGGCTATGCTTATTTTCGTTCTCCTCAGCCTGGGATCCACCATCAACTGGGGTGGAATGGAAAAGCCCTTACCCGTCGACATGGTTCTCATCTCTCTTTGCTTTGGACTCAGCATTGCCACTATGGTGCAATGCTTCGGCCACATCAGTGGCGGCCACATCAACCCCGCTGTGACCGTGGCCATGGTGTGCACCAGGAAGATTAGCATCGCCAAGTCTGTCTTCTACATTGCAGCCCAGTGCCTGGGTGCCATCATTGGAGCAGGCATTCTCTACCTCGTCACACCTCCGAGTGTGGTGGGGGGCTTGGGAGTCACCACG gTTCATGGAAATCTCAGCGCTGGTCATGGTCTCCTGGTGGAGTTGATAATCACATTTCAGTTGGTGTTTACTATTTTCGCCAGCTGTGATTCCAAACGGACTGATGTCACTGGTTCAATAGCTTTAGCAATTGGATTTTCTGTGGCAATTGGACATTTATTTGCA aTCAATTACACTGGTGCCAGCATGAACCCCGCCCGATCCTTTGGACCTGCAGTTATCATGGGAAATTGGGAAAACCATTGG ATATATTGGGTTGGACCAATAATAGGAGCTGTCCTCGCTGGTGGCCTTTATGAGTATGTCTTCTGTCCAGATGTTGAACTCAAACGTCGTTTTAAAGAAGCTTTCAGCAAAGCTGCCCAGCAAACAAAAGGGAGCTACATGGAGGTGGAGGACAACAGGAGCCAGGTAGAGACCGATGACTTGATTCTAAAACCTGGAGTGGTGCATGTGATTGACATTGACCGGGGtgaggagaagaaggggaaagacCCATCTGGAGAGGTATTGTCTTCAGTATGA
- the AQP4 gene encoding aquaporin-4 isoform X2, whose protein sequence is MVAFKGVWTQAFWKAVTAEFLAMLIFVLLSLGSTINWGGMEKPLPVDMVLISLCFGLSIATMVQCFGHISGGHINPAVTVAMVCTRKISIAKSVFYIAAQCLGAIIGAGILYLVTPPSVVGGLGVTTVHGNLSAGHGLLVELIITFQLVFTIFASCDSKRTDVTGSIALAIGFSVAIGHLFAINYTGASMNPARSFGPAVIMGNWENHWIYWVGPIIGAVLAGGLYEYVFCPDVELKRRFKEAFSKAAQQTKGSYMEVEDNRSQVETDDLILKPGVVHVIDIDRGEEKKGKDPSGEVLSSV, encoded by the exons ATGGTGGCCTTCAAAGGGGTCTGGACTCAAGCTTTCTGGAAAGCAGTCACCGCGGAATTTCTGGCTATGCTTATTTTCGTTCTCCTCAGCCTGGGATCCACCATCAACTGGGGTGGAATGGAAAAGCCCTTACCCGTCGACATGGTTCTCATCTCTCTTTGCTTTGGACTCAGCATTGCCACTATGGTGCAATGCTTCGGCCACATCAGTGGCGGCCACATCAACCCCGCTGTGACCGTGGCCATGGTGTGCACCAGGAAGATTAGCATCGCCAAGTCTGTCTTCTACATTGCAGCCCAGTGCCTGGGTGCCATCATTGGAGCAGGCATTCTCTACCTCGTCACACCTCCGAGTGTGGTGGGGGGCTTGGGAGTCACCACG gTTCATGGAAATCTCAGCGCTGGTCATGGTCTCCTGGTGGAGTTGATAATCACATTTCAGTTGGTGTTTACTATTTTCGCCAGCTGTGATTCCAAACGGACTGATGTCACTGGTTCAATAGCTTTAGCAATTGGATTTTCTGTGGCAATTGGACATTTATTTGCA aTCAATTACACTGGTGCCAGCATGAACCCCGCCCGATCCTTTGGACCTGCAGTTATCATGGGAAATTGGGAAAACCATTGG ATATATTGGGTTGGACCAATAATAGGAGCTGTCCTCGCTGGTGGCCTTTATGAGTATGTCTTCTGTCCAGATGTTGAACTCAAACGTCGTTTTAAAGAAGCTTTCAGCAAAGCTGCCCAGCAAACAAAAGGGAGCTACATGGAGGTGGAGGACAACAGGAGCCAGGTAGAGACCGATGACTTGATTCTAAAACCTGGAGTGGTGCATGTGATTGACATTGACCGGGGtgaggagaagaaggggaaagacCCATCTGGAGAGGTATTGTCTTCAGTATGA